The sequence ATGAAGCCCGGGAGCACGAGATGGCCGCGCCCGTCGATGATGCGCTCGGGCGCGCGCGGCGGCCTCACGTCGCGCGACGCCCCGACCTGAACGATGCGCTCGCCGTCGATCAGCACGGAGCCGTCCAGGAAGATCCGGCGCGTGGGATCCATGCTGACGACGACGGCGTGCTCGACGAGGATCATGGGGCGCTCTCCGGGCGAGTATGATACACGTCTGCTCCAGGAGGTGCTCAGATGACACCGCAGAAACGGGATGACCACGACAAGGGCAGGGCGGATGCGCTGATCGCGCGGATGAAGAAGGCGCGCGGTTACATCTACCCCGAGTGGGAGTTCGCGGCCCGGCAGGACCCGGAGTTCGTCGAGACCTACAATCGTATCTACGAGCTGGGGCTTGGAGAGGGCAAGCACGTCTCGGCGAAAGTCCGCGAGTTCGTCGCCATCGCGCTCCTCGCCTTCCGCGGGGCGGAACG is a genomic window of Candidatus Methylomirabilota bacterium containing:
- a CDS encoding carboxymuconolactone decarboxylase family protein translates to MTPQKRDDHDKGRADALIARMKKARGYIYPEWEFAARQDPEFVETYNRIYELGLGEGKHVSAKVREFVAIALLAFRGAERAGLVAHMERAIRLGATREELFEVLETCLVPGGAPTFHRGLGALLEVKG